In Sphingomonas sp. LT1P40, the following are encoded in one genomic region:
- the serS gene encoding serine--tRNA ligase: MHDIRFIRENPEAFDAGLARRGMAPQATHLASLDEARRAVTTAQQEVQARRNDLSKQVGQAKAAKDEARAQALMAEVATLKDDLERLTAEQGPADEALKAALSALPNLPAADVPEGADEDDNQLVHEHGTLPSFDFEPREHDAFGPALGLDFETGALLAGARFTLVRGHAAKLARALGQFMLDTLTVDHGFEEVNPPLLVRDEAVYGTGQLPKFAEDLFRTTDGRWLIPTAEVSLTNIVREKILSHDELPLRFTALTPCFRSEAGAAGRDTRGYIRQHQFDKVEMVSIVTPEASEAEHERMTACAEDILSKLGLAFRRMKLCAGDMGFSAARTYDLEVWLPGQARYREISSVSTCTDFQARRMNARFRPEGEKATRFVHTLNGSGLAVGRTLVAVLENYQQADGSVAVPDVLQPYLRGLNRLEPK, encoded by the coding sequence TTGCCAGCCTCGACGAAGCGCGCCGCGCGGTCACGACCGCGCAGCAAGAGGTTCAGGCCCGCCGCAACGACCTCTCGAAGCAGGTTGGCCAAGCCAAGGCCGCGAAGGACGAAGCCAGGGCGCAGGCGCTGATGGCTGAAGTCGCAACGCTCAAGGACGACCTCGAACGACTTACCGCCGAGCAGGGACCTGCTGACGAAGCTCTGAAAGCCGCGCTCTCCGCCCTCCCCAACCTCCCCGCCGCCGATGTGCCGGAGGGCGCGGACGAGGACGACAACCAGCTCGTCCACGAACACGGCACACTGCCATCCTTCGACTTCGAGCCACGGGAGCACGATGCATTCGGCCCCGCCCTCGGCCTCGATTTCGAGACCGGCGCACTCCTCGCCGGTGCCCGCTTCACGCTCGTCCGGGGCCACGCGGCCAAACTCGCCCGCGCACTCGGCCAGTTCATGCTCGACACGCTGACGGTCGACCACGGGTTCGAGGAAGTGAATCCGCCCCTGCTCGTCCGCGACGAAGCCGTTTACGGCACCGGCCAGCTCCCCAAATTTGCCGAGGACCTGTTCCGCACCACCGACGGCCGCTGGCTGATCCCGACCGCCGAAGTCAGCCTGACCAACATCGTCCGCGAAAAAATCCTGTCGCACGACGAACTGCCGCTGCGCTTTACCGCCCTGACCCCCTGTTTCCGCTCGGAAGCCGGCGCGGCGGGCCGCGACACGCGCGGCTATATCCGGCAGCATCAGTTCGACAAGGTCGAGATGGTCTCCATCGTCACCCCCGAAGCATCCGAAGCCGAGCATGAGCGCATGACCGCGTGCGCCGAGGATATCCTGAGCAAACTCGGCCTCGCCTTCCGCCGCATGAAGCTGTGCGCGGGCGACATGGGGTTCAGCGCCGCGCGCACCTACGACCTCGAAGTGTGGCTGCCCGGCCAGGCGCGCTATCGCGAGATCAGCAGCGTCTCGACCTGCACCGATTTCCAGGCCCGCCGCATGAACGCCCGCTTCCGCCCCGAGGGGGAAAAGGCGACGCGGTTCGTCCACACCCTCAACGGCTCCGGCCTCGCGGTTGGGCGGACGCTCGTCGCCGTCCTCGAAAACTACCAGCAGGCGGACGGCTCGGTCGCGGTGCCGGACGTGCTGCAACCCTATCTGCGCGGCCTCAATCGCCTCGAACCCAAATGA
- a CDS encoding M23 family metallopeptidase: MIARRRLRSLATLAMFSLTAACIPQGRDDARPRPPYRDEDPTRAPRREDVPALPAPPPSWEARTVTADARAVSDSTYVVQSGDTLRGIADRTGAGSEAIARANGLQPPFTIRAGQRLSIPGGRYHLVRAGETGIAIARAYGVDWGRIVTTNDLAEPYILRVGQRVLIPGEDRPRTREERAAAFRLDIDDIVTGSQPAIRERERPARPTASSARVLSPGTAVAPPASLKGQFQWPVRGQLIRRFGPVASGERSDGLKIAVPLDTPILAAADGTVAYVGSDIPSLGGLVILQHGSGWTTVYGHAGQLIVQRGQSVKRGQMIALSGDSGTTRPQLHFEMRQGRTPVDPLPRLPARP; this comes from the coding sequence ATGATCGCACGACGCCGCCTTCGTTCACTTGCCACGCTGGCAATGTTCTCGCTGACTGCCGCGTGCATTCCGCAGGGTCGTGACGATGCGCGCCCGCGTCCGCCCTACCGCGACGAGGACCCGACCCGCGCGCCGCGCCGCGAGGACGTCCCCGCTTTGCCCGCCCCGCCGCCGTCCTGGGAGGCGCGCACCGTCACCGCCGATGCCCGCGCCGTCTCCGATTCGACCTATGTCGTCCAGTCCGGCGACACCTTGCGTGGCATTGCCGACAGGACGGGTGCAGGTTCGGAAGCCATCGCCCGCGCCAACGGCCTGCAACCGCCCTTCACCATCCGCGCCGGCCAGCGGCTGAGCATTCCCGGCGGCCGTTACCACCTTGTCCGCGCAGGCGAGACCGGCATCGCCATCGCCCGCGCTTACGGCGTCGATTGGGGCCGCATCGTCACCACCAACGACCTCGCCGAACCGTACATCCTGCGCGTCGGGCAACGCGTGCTGATCCCCGGCGAAGATCGCCCGCGCACGCGCGAAGAACGCGCCGCCGCCTTCCGCCTCGACATCGACGACATCGTCACCGGCAGCCAGCCCGCGATCCGCGAACGCGAGCGCCCTGCCCGCCCGACCGCTTCCTCCGCGCGCGTCCTCTCCCCCGGCACCGCCGTCGCGCCGCCGGCTTCGCTCAAAGGCCAGTTCCAATGGCCCGTGCGCGGCCAGCTCATCCGCCGCTTCGGCCCCGTCGCCAGTGGCGAGCGCAGCGACGGGCTGAAAATCGCCGTCCCGCTCGACACCCCGATCCTCGCCGCCGCGGACGGCACCGTGGCCTATGTCGGCAGCGATATTCCCTCGCTCGGCGGTCTCGTCATCCTCCAGCACGGCAGCGGCTGGACCACGGTTTACGGCCATGCCGGTCAGCTGATCGTCCAGCGCGGCCAGTCGGTAAAGCGCGGCCAGATGATCGCGCTGTCCGGCGATTCGGGAACCACCCGGCCCCAGCTGCATTTCGAAATGCGACAGGGACGCACCCCGGTCGATCCGCTTCCAAGGCTCCCGGCACGCCCCTGA
- the surE gene encoding 5'/3'-nucleotidase SurE has protein sequence MKILLTNDDGVHAHGLTVLEAVARTLSDDITIVAPIEEQSGKGRSLTLTDPVRLRQFGERRFAVTGTPTDAVMMALAEVMKDAKPDLILSGVNRGANLGEDVSYSGTVAAAMEGALAGIRSIALSQRYALSAPGERVSFEAAEAWGERVLRPLLAAEWTPRTLMNVNFPPVPAADVAGIKAVGQGLRDYGRLKLDKRTDPRGFDYYWFGLGKVPHTPVVDTDLEAIELGYITVTPLHLDMTHRESLDMLTRTFG, from the coding sequence ATGAAAATCCTCCTCACCAACGACGACGGCGTTCACGCGCATGGCCTGACCGTCCTCGAAGCCGTCGCCCGCACCCTCTCCGACGACATCACCATCGTCGCGCCGATCGAGGAACAGTCGGGCAAGGGCCGCTCGCTCACCCTTACCGACCCGGTTCGTCTGCGCCAGTTCGGTGAGCGTCGCTTTGCCGTCACCGGCACGCCGACCGACGCGGTGATGATGGCGCTGGCCGAGGTGATGAAGGACGCCAAACCCGACCTGATCCTGTCCGGCGTCAATCGGGGCGCCAATCTGGGTGAGGATGTCAGCTATTCCGGCACCGTCGCCGCTGCGATGGAGGGCGCGCTGGCCGGCATCCGCTCAATCGCGCTCAGCCAGCGTTATGCCCTGTCCGCCCCCGGCGAACGCGTCAGCTTCGAGGCGGCGGAGGCATGGGGCGAGCGCGTCCTGCGCCCGCTCCTCGCCGCCGAATGGACACCCCGCACACTGATGAACGTCAACTTCCCGCCCGTCCCCGCCGCCGATGTCGCGGGGATCAAGGCAGTCGGTCAGGGCCTGCGCGACTATGGCCGCCTCAAACTCGACAAGCGCACCGACCCGCGCGGTTTCGACTATTACTGGTTCGGCCTTGGCAAGGTCCCGCACACGCCGGTGGTCGATACCGATCTGGAGGCGATTGAGCTGGGCTATATCACCGTGACCCCGCTCCATCTCGACATGACGCACCGTGAATCGCTTGATATGCTGACCCGCACTTTTGGTTAA
- a CDS encoding potassium channel family protein, whose product MRLIPHSTLKRKSTLPVWVSIGWRVLAVLALIALAVAVHWFDREGLRDNYDGHISFLDIIYFTMISITTTGYGDIAPVSDQARLFDGLIVTPIRIFVVLLFVGTAYNFVLQRTWDKWRMALIQKNLKGHIIVAGFGTTGSEAVDELIARGTDPGCIVVIDGNTDALERARNCGCIVLQADATRDQTLEDVKITRAASMIVSAGRDDTSVLITLTARHLAPDLKISTVVKAEDNELPARAAGATTVINPVSFAGLLLASSCKSQHIADYMMDLASIDGPVVLSERAVRTSEVGTPLAAIATGLGVRVYRDGTPFGFFQPEAKLLREGDVIVEIVSQPGKAAL is encoded by the coding sequence ATGCGCCTGATCCCTCACTCAACGCTGAAACGAAAATCGACGCTGCCGGTCTGGGTCTCGATCGGCTGGCGCGTGCTTGCGGTGCTCGCGCTGATCGCGCTGGCGGTGGCGGTCCACTGGTTCGACCGCGAAGGGCTGCGCGACAATTATGACGGCCATATCAGCTTTCTCGACATCATCTATTTCACGATGATCTCGATCACCACGACCGGCTATGGCGATATCGCCCCGGTCAGCGATCAGGCGCGGCTGTTCGACGGCCTGATCGTGACTCCGATCCGCATCTTCGTGGTGCTGCTGTTCGTCGGCACCGCCTATAATTTCGTCCTCCAACGCACCTGGGATAAATGGCGCATGGCCCTCATCCAGAAAAATCTCAAAGGCCACATCATCGTCGCGGGGTTCGGGACCACCGGTTCCGAAGCGGTCGATGAACTGATCGCACGCGGCACCGATCCCGGCTGCATCGTCGTGATCGACGGCAATACCGACGCGCTCGAACGCGCCCGCAATTGCGGCTGCATCGTGCTTCAGGCGGACGCGACCCGCGATCAGACGCTGGAAGACGTCAAGATCACCCGCGCCGCATCGATGATCGTCAGCGCCGGTCGTGACGACACATCAGTGCTCATCACCCTGACTGCCCGTCATCTGGCCCCGGATCTGAAGATCAGCACGGTGGTCAAGGCCGAAGACAATGAACTTCCCGCCCGCGCCGCCGGGGCGACCACCGTCATCAACCCGGTCAGTTTCGCCGGGCTGCTCCTCGCCAGCTCGTGCAAGAGCCAGCACATCGCGGACTACATGATGGACCTTGCCAGCATCGACGGTCCCGTGGTGCTGAGCGAGCGTGCGGTCCGCACAAGCGAAGTCGGCACGCCCCTCGCCGCCATCGCCACCGGCTTGGGCGTGCGCGTGTATCGCGACGGCACGCCATTCGGGTTCTTCCAGCCGGAGGCAAAGCTGTTGCGTGAGGGCGATGTGATCGTGGAAATCGTGTCGCAGCCTGGGAAGGCGGCGCTGTAG